The genomic segment CCTCAATCCTCTCCTTTTCATAAATTTCATCGTATATGACATAATGTCCATAGTTTATCTCTATCTCACATATCCCCATTACAAGCATACAATTCTATTGGTATTATATTAATTTAAATATTAGGACATAATAATAAGTTTTAGTAGTTCACATCCTATAAACTCACATAATATTTTAGGTGATTATGTATTATGGTGTAGGAAAGTTTTTCTGTATTTCAAGCGAGTAATGGATCATAAAGAGTAATCGAGCTTGAAATGGGGACAAATAATTCATATACCTAATTAAACATACAAAAAAATCAGACATTCACCAATTTGTCTGATTTTCATTGTTTTATTATGAAATTGTAGTGTGTTTTCAGAACAGCGTCCCGCACAGCGAAATTTGTTTACCGTACAAGTTTATGTTCTTGGATAAAACCTTTTAAAATATCGCTTAAATTCGGACTACCCACTTCATCTAAATCGTAGTGTACACGTGTGCAAGGTTTATTAATCGAAATAATTCGAGTTAAATCCATCGGTGTTCCAATGATCACTGCATCACAGTCAGCATTATTGATGGTTTCTTCAAGATCTTTCAATTGTTGTTCGCCGTACCCCATCGCTGGAAGGACGTTTTGAATATGTTGATATTTGTTGAACGTTTCTGCTATTGTACCAACTGCAAATGGACGTGCATCAATGATTTCCTTCGCACCTAAACGTTCGGCCGCAACTGTTCCCGCACCAATTTTCATCTCTCCGTGTGTCAATGTCGGGCCATCTTCAACGACTAATACACGTTTACCGATAATAAGTTCTGGGTGATCGACTGTAATCTTTGATTCAGCTTTAATAATGCTACTTTTAGGACTTACGAGTTTAATATTATTTTCCACGATTTGAATGGATTTTGCTGTTGCGCTATCAACTTTATTAATAATGGCAACATCGGCTGTTCTCAAACTAACTTCGCCAGGATAGTATTTCAACTCATGACCTGGGCGATGTGGATCCAAGACAGTAACGGCTAAATCAGGCTTAAAGAAAGAGAAATCATTATTTCCTCCGTCCCATAAAATAACGTCACAACCAGCTGGATCATTTTCGGCTGCTGCTAAAATATCTGCATAATCTACGCCCGCATAAACAATATTTCCGCGTGCCACATGTGGTTCATACTCTTCCATTTCTTCGATCGTACAATTGTGTTTCTTTAAGTCCTCCACCGTTGCAAAGCGCTGAACACGCTGTGCATTTAAATCCCCGTAAGGCATAGGATGTCTAACTGCAATGACTTTTAAATCATGCTCAAGTAACGTTTCAATAATTTTTCGTGACGTTTGACTTTTCCCGGTTCCAGTTCGTACAGCACAAACAGAAATGACGGGTTTATTACTTATTAACTGCGTGCCTTTTGGTCCTAGCAGTGTGAAGTTAGCACCCGCTGCATTCACAATCGCACCTATGCCCATTACATATTCATAACTTACGTCACTATATGCAAACACGCATTCGTCAACTTCCAACTCTTCAATTAACGATGGCAATTGGTCTTCTGAATAAATAGAAATACCTTCTGGATATAGTTCACCAGCTAATTCACTAGGATATTTACGTCCATCGATATCAGGAATTTGTGTTGCCGTAAAAGCAACAACACGATATTCTTCGTTATTACGATAAAACGTATTGAAATTGTGGAAATCCCTTCCTGCAGCGCCTATAATAATTATATTTTTTCTGTTCATAGCATTCACTCCTATAGTTACAACGTTTTTATAATTATATACCTTTATGTATCTTTATACAATTGTAACTTTCGAAAATAGTAAATTAAGTTTTGTGGGTTGTACAAATAGAATTCAATTATTCCTCCTATAGCTAAATGAATTCACTTAATCCCCATCGCTTCGCGGACGACTCCCGCCATAAGCTTGATTGCTGCGCTTGCAGTCTAAAATTTACTGTCTGTACATTAAACAAAGACAAATAACTCATCCGATTAAACAAAAATACAAGATAGTCAGACTGACACCCATAAATCTGATTTAGATTGTATTAGTTTAAAACCATAGTGTATATTCTAAAAATCCCTATGCAACGGTACCTTACATTTAAAGCAATCTCAACTGATGAAATACAATTGCCAAGAGTGATTCCTATTTAGTGAGGATTTACTAGTAGTACAAGAGTGTGATATATAGTGGCAATGGATTTCCCTCTGAAAATTATTGCTCACAAGTATCTGAGAAGGGTACCTGCGCTCGACACAAAAAGGGCTGCATGGAAAAGCCTGAATGCACGCGACTTTTCCATACAGCCCACTTTCTATTTCAACTCTCCTAAAGTATCAAATAAGCAATCGGCGTCACTATAATAAGTGTTAATATAACCCGCACAACCCACAGCATGACGAGCTGAGGAATTGAAATCGGAATCTCTGTCGATACAACACAAGGGATGAATGCTGAGAAAAAGATGATGCCCGAGATAGAGACAACCGCGACGACAAACTTCACGATGAGGACAGATTCCGTCACTAATAATGCAGGTAAGAACATTTCCGCAATCCCAAGTGCACTTGCCTTCGCAATTAGCATCGGTTCCGGTAGCTGTAAGGCTAATGTGAACGGATAAAAGATATATCCTATCCAATCAAATATAGGCGTATATTCCGCTAGCACCAATCCGAGTAAGCCAACCGACAAAATGGATGGAAGAATCGCCATCGCCATAACCAGGCCATCCCTTACATTCACACGAATATTCTCCAGTAAACCTGGCGCATTCGCCACTGTTACTTTCGCTTCGCTCCACGCGGCCGCAAAACGACTTCCCGTAATTTCAGCTTCCGGTTGAGGAGTTGACCCCTCATAATAGGTATCTTTCATTTTGGATAATGGTGGAATTCTTACGGTGATAGCTGTCACTGCAAATGTTACGACGAGTGTCACCCAGAAAAAAGTGTTCCACATTTCCATCAATCCCAATGTTTTAGCGACAATAACCATGAACGTTGCCGAAACGGTTGAGAAGCCAGTCGCTATGATGGCTGCTTCTCTCGCCGTATATTTTCCTTCTTTATAGATACGGTTGGTGATGAGAAGCCCTAACGAATAACTGCCAACAAAAGACGCAACAGCATCAATTGAAGAACGACCCGGTGACTTCCAAATCGGGCGCATAATCGGTTTTGCCAATACACCGACAAATTCGAGGAATCCGTACCCTACTAAAAGGGCGAGGAAGGCTGCACCAATCGGAACGAGTAGTCCCACAGGAATTACGAGTTTATCGAATAGAAAAGGGCCCATATTCGGTTCAAATAACCATGCCGGACCAAACTGAAAGACAAGCATTATCCCGACGATTAACCCAATAATATTGAACAACGAAAAGATGGTGTTAACATTCGACTTCTTCCATTTTCCCGATACAAATGGGTAGATTGCACCCGCTGCAATTATCGCCAGTGCATAATAAGGCAAAGCAGATGTAGCATGTGTTTGAATAAACGTGACGATATGATCTAGCATAATAGAGTTTTTCCCTACTAACGTAATAGGTATAAAAAACATGAAAGCTCCAATAATACTATATACAAAGAACTTCCACATTTGCGGAGCTCTTTGCTCAGCTACTTCTATTTGTCTATTCACCTCTTGATTTGTCGTCATACTTAAACCCCTTCCCTCTTCCCCTTATTCTTCAACGGTGCTGGTTATTTCGACTGACAAACGCGACCAGTGACAAATTGCAACCACCCATAAACCCCAATTTTAACTGTTTCCGAAACTGCGGAATCTTTGCTTGGATCCAAACAGACAAAGTCAATATGCTCAACAGCTTCATGCTTGCCGATCGTAAGCAAAGCATCAAACAGCTCTATCGCCGTCATCCCGCCTGGTGTAGATGCCGGAACGCCTGGCGCAACGGATATATCCAGCACGTCCATGTCTACAGTGACATATACGCAATCTACTTCCGCAGATAATTGTTGAAGTGCTGCTTGAATCGTTTCAATTATGCCCTGCATGCGAGCTTGTTTGAGAGTCACCATTTGAATTCGATGCTCCTTGGCATAGTCAACAAGTGGTTTTGCATTATAATAGCCGTGCAATCCGACATTGATGATATGCTCTCCCTTAACCACGCCGCCCTCAATCAGTTGCCGAATTGGCGTTCCATTCGCCGGACCTATTTCTGCCGGATCCCGTACATCCAGATGCGTATCCAACTGTAAAATTCCGATTGTCCGCTCCGGATGAACATCCTTAATCCCTCGAATGGCGCATGCTGTCGTCGAATGATCTCCGCCAATCATGCAGGTCAACGTATCCGGATAGCTCGCTACAAGAGAAGCCGTTGCTTCTTGAATCCGTTGATGAGATAACGGGATATCCGTCGTATGCATCTCTACATCGCCTGCATCTGCAACTCGAAAAGCACTGAAGTCGATATCTTCATCTAAATTATAAGTGGCGAAGCTTTTCCACAATTTTCGAAACTCATTCGGGTACAAAGAGGCACCCGAGACACTAATCGATGACCTAGAAAGCGGCGAACCATATAGAATGAGATCCGGTTTAGCTTCTCCATCGTTCAGTAGCTGAACCCATTGATGAACATGTGTCACTTCTTGTCCTGCTACATTCCACGACCATTCAGGTGGTTGAAGCCATCTCTGTTTCATTCCCCCACCACCTGCACGCCTTTTTTCCACACAGATTTTACATGATTCACGCCAAAGAAGTACTGGATTTCTTGATAGTTTTTCGCATCCCATAGGACGATATCCGCCTGTTTCCCCACTTCAAGAGAACCCACCTTGTCTTCGCACTTAATGGCGCAAGCTGCGTTATACGTAGCGGCTGTCAGTGCTTCAGCAGGCGTCAGTCGCATAGAAATACAAGCTAAGTTCATAACGAGTGGCATGGACGTTGTTGGAGATGAACCGGGATTGCAGTCCGTAGAAATGGCGACAGCAACGCCTTCATCAATCATTTTCCGCCCGTCTGCTGCTTGCTCACGCAAATACAGCGCGGTTGCAGGAAGCAGGCAAGCAATCGTTCCTGCTTTCGCCATTGCTCGGATTCCTTCATCGGAAGCTTTCAGTAAATGTTCCGCCGAAATGGCACCGACCTTAGCTGCAAGCTCCGCCCCACCGTATGATTCAATTTCATCGGCATGGATTTTTGGAATTAATCCCAAACGTTTACCGGCTTCCAATACGCGTTCTGATTGTTCAGGTGTATAAACGCCTTTTTCACAAAACACATCATTAAAAACAGCAAGCTTTTCTTCGGCAATCACAGGCAACATTTCATTTATGATTACATCGACAAATTCGTCTTCCCGCCCTTTGTATTCAACCGGAACGGCATGCGCCCCCATAAAGGTCGGCACAATATCGATGGCATGCGTTTCCTGCAAGGTCTTCATCACACGGAGTTGCTTTAACTCCGTCTCCAAATCCATTCCATAACCGCTTTTCCCTTCGACTGTCGTAACCCCGTGTTCAAGGAACAAATCGAGGCGTCGAGTCGTTTGTTCGATTAATTCCGCTTCCGATGCAGCGCGCGTCATCCTTGTTGTCGCATGGATGCCGCCGCCCGCATTCATAATATCCATATAGGTCGAACCTTCTAAACGCATCTCGAATTCACGTTCACGACTGCCTCCATAAGCAACATGCGTATGGGGGTCCACTAACCCAGGAGTCACTAGATGGCCCGTAGCGTCTACAATTTCCGCCTCAAGTAAACGGTCTGCATAGCGCTTTTCAAGTTCGATTGTTGATCCAACCGCTTGAATAATTCCGTTTTCTATCCATAAACTGCCGTCTTCTAGTATGCCAAGTTCGGACATCGCTTCTTTTGAGCGAGGTCCTTTCTCGGCGGAAGTGAGCGTCGCTAGCTGAGCTGTATGTTTAATAAATAGCGGTTTTGTCATTGTGGATCATTTCCTTTCGCAAGCATTGGAATATTAACGCCTTTTTCACGAGCCGTTCGTTCAGCAATTTCATAGCCCGCATCCGCATGGCGTGCAATGCCCATTCCTGGGTCAGTCGTCAATACGCGCTCAAGTCGAATTTCTGCTTCTTTCGTTCCATCTGCCACAATAACCATTCCTGAATGAATTGAATAGCCCATGCCGACACCACCACCGTGATGCAATGAAACCCATGTTGCGCCGCCCACTGCATTGATCATGGCATTTAAAATCGGCCAATCCGCAACGACATCTGATCCGTCTTTCATCGCTTCTGTTTCACGGTTCGGAGAAGCAACAGATCCAGAATCCAGATGGTCACGACCGATGACGATTGGTGCACTTAATTCACCGCTTGCCACCATATCATTAATAATTTTCCCGAAGCGCGCGCGTTCCCCGTAACCAAACCAGCAAATACGGGCTGGTAGTCCTTGGAATTCGATTTTGTCCTGTGCCATGCGAATCCAATTGCAAAGGTGTTCGTTATAGCTAAACTCTCGTAAAATCGCTTCATCTAATTTATAAATATCTTCCGGATCACCTGATAACGCAACCCAACGGAAAGGACCTTTCCCTTCGCAAAATTGCGGACGGATGTAAGCCGGAACAAACCCTGGGAAATCGAATGCATTTTCTACGCCTTCATCTTTCGCGACTTGGCGAATGTTATTGCCATAGTCAAATGTGATTGCCCCTTTGTCCATCAAATCTAGCATTGCCTGAACATGTACAGCCATTGACGTT from the Sporosarcina psychrophila genome contains:
- a CDS encoding cyclic 2,3-diphosphoglycerate synthase, whose protein sequence is MNRKNIIIIGAAGRDFHNFNTFYRNNEEYRVVAFTATQIPDIDGRKYPSELAGELYPEGISIYSEDQLPSLIEELEVDECVFAYSDVSYEYVMGIGAIVNAAGANFTLLGPKGTQLISNKPVISVCAVRTGTGKSQTSRKIIETLLEHDLKVIAVRHPMPYGDLNAQRVQRFATVEDLKKHNCTIEEMEEYEPHVARGNIVYAGVDYADILAAAENDPAGCDVILWDGGNNDFSFFKPDLAVTVLDPHRPGHELKYYPGEVSLRTADVAIINKVDSATAKSIQIVENNIKLVSPKSSIIKAESKITVDHPELIIGKRVLVVEDGPTLTHGEMKIGAGTVAAERLGAKEIIDARPFAVGTIAETFNKYQHIQNVLPAMGYGEQQLKDLEETINNADCDAVIIGTPMDLTRIISINKPCTRVHYDLDEVGSPNLSDILKGFIQEHKLVR
- a CDS encoding YjiH family protein, yielding MWKFFVYSIIGAFMFFIPITLVGKNSIMLDHIVTFIQTHATSALPYYALAIIAAGAIYPFVSGKWKKSNVNTIFSLFNIIGLIVGIMLVFQFGPAWLFEPNMGPFLFDKLVIPVGLLVPIGAAFLALLVGYGFLEFVGVLAKPIMRPIWKSPGRSSIDAVASFVGSYSLGLLITNRIYKEGKYTAREAAIIATGFSTVSATFMVIVAKTLGLMEMWNTFFWVTLVVTFAVTAITVRIPPLSKMKDTYYEGSTPQPEAEITGSRFAAAWSEAKVTVANAPGLLENIRVNVRDGLVMAMAILPSILSVGLLGLVLAEYTPIFDWIGYIFYPFTLALQLPEPMLIAKASALGIAEMFLPALLVTESVLIVKFVVAVVSISGIIFFSAFIPCVVSTEIPISIPQLVMLWVVRVILTLIIVTPIAYLIL
- a CDS encoding agmatinase family protein, whose amino-acid sequence is MKQRWLQPPEWSWNVAGQEVTHVHQWVQLLNDGEAKPDLILYGSPLSRSSISVSGASLYPNEFRKLWKSFATYNLDEDIDFSAFRVADAGDVEMHTTDIPLSHQRIQEATASLVASYPDTLTCMIGGDHSTTACAIRGIKDVHPERTIGILQLDTHLDVRDPAEIGPANGTPIRQLIEGGVVKGEHIINVGLHGYYNAKPLVDYAKEHRIQMVTLKQARMQGIIETIQAALQQLSAEVDCVYVTVDMDVLDISVAPGVPASTPGGMTAIELFDALLTIGKHEAVEHIDFVCLDPSKDSAVSETVKIGVYGWLQFVTGRVCQSK
- the hutI gene encoding imidazolonepropionase, with translation MTKPLFIKHTAQLATLTSAEKGPRSKEAMSELGILEDGSLWIENGIIQAVGSTIELEKRYADRLLEAEIVDATGHLVTPGLVDPHTHVAYGGSREREFEMRLEGSTYMDIMNAGGGIHATTRMTRAASEAELIEQTTRRLDLFLEHGVTTVEGKSGYGMDLETELKQLRVMKTLQETHAIDIVPTFMGAHAVPVEYKGREDEFVDVIINEMLPVIAEEKLAVFNDVFCEKGVYTPEQSERVLEAGKRLGLIPKIHADEIESYGGAELAAKVGAISAEHLLKASDEGIRAMAKAGTIACLLPATALYLREQAADGRKMIDEGVAVAISTDCNPGSSPTTSMPLVMNLACISMRLTPAEALTAATYNAACAIKCEDKVGSLEVGKQADIVLWDAKNYQEIQYFFGVNHVKSVWKKGVQVVGE